In a genomic window of Helianthus annuus cultivar XRQ/B chromosome 10, HanXRQr2.0-SUNRISE, whole genome shotgun sequence:
- the LOC110882080 gene encoding uncharacterized protein LOC110882080, which yields MDREITFNLSNFRKNRKKRVENEEINESGSDLALKSVSHKHGRWLAFLEKFTFVVKHKTGVSNRVADALSRRSNLLVSMRVDVPGLEVIREQLVIDPYFSVILQDVKTGQKSDFLLHDGFLFKGNQLCIPDSSLRLKIIKELLGEGHVGRDRTLQLVQASYCWPI from the exons ATGGACCGTGAAATCACGTTCAATTTGTCGAATTTCCGTAAAAACCGTAAGAAACGAGTAGAAAATGAAGAAATCAATGAATCCGGATCTGATTTGGctctgaaatctg tATCTCACAAGCATGGGCGATGGTTGGCCTTTCTTGAGAAGTTTACTTTTGTGGTCAAACACAAGACTGGTGTTTCAAATAgggttgctgatgccttaagcaggaggaGTAATCTGCTTGTATCTATGAGGGTTGATGTGCCGGGTTTGGAGGTCATTCGTGAGCAGTTAGTCATTGACCCTTATTTCTCAGTTATTTTGCAGGATGTGAAAACTGGGCAAAAGTCAGACTTTCTTTTGCATGATGGTTTTCTGTTCAAGGGGAATCAGCTATGTATTCCCGATTCTAGTCTTCGCTTAAAGATTATTAAGGAGTTACTTGGTGAAGGGCATGTTGGTCGTGATCGTACTTTACAATTGGTTCAAGCTTCTTATTGTTGGCCAATATGA